A window of the Salvelinus fontinalis isolate EN_2023a chromosome 26, ASM2944872v1, whole genome shotgun sequence genome harbors these coding sequences:
- the LOC129823743 gene encoding regulator of G-protein signaling 5-like yields the protein MCKGFAVLQQTCLERAKHIKVKFGTLLQRPDHEHTEDVIPFQKKPEKVIPLQKKPERCLETPPKHARPSRAEAWQWGKALDNVLTNSYGLATFRGFLRSEFSEENIEFWVACEDYKRTRETSKMAAKAERIYKEFIQTGAQWEVNIDHITKDVTVRNLGRLTPMTFDLAQRQVFALMEKDSYRRFLKSNQYQEIIQ from the exons ATGTGTAAAGGGTTTGCAGTCTTACAGCAAACATGTCTTGAGAG AGCTAAACATATCAAGGTGAAGTTTGGTACCCTGCTCCAGAGGCCAGACCATGAACACACTGAGGATGTCATCCCCTTTCAGAAGAAACCTGAGAAGGTCATCCCTCTTCAGAAGAAACCTGAGAGATGTCTGGAGACGCCTCCGAAGCATGCCAG ACCATCAAGAGCGGAAGCTTGGCAGTGGGGGAAGGCCCTGGACAATGTACTGACCAACAGCT ATGGCCTGGCTACTTTCAGGGGCTTCCTGAGGTCAGAGTTCAGCGAGGAGAACATTGAGTTCTGGGTAGCCTGTGAGGACTACAAGAGGACCAGAGAAACAAGCAAAATGGCAGCCAAGGCTGAGAGGATTTATAAGGAGTTTATACAGACCGGAGCCCAGTGGGAG GTGAACATTGACCACATCACCAAGGACGTAACAGTAAGGAACTTGGGCCGACTGACTCCTATGACCTTTGACCTAGCCCAGAGACAGGTCTTTGCCCTCATGGAGAAAGATTCATACAGGAGGTTCCTCAAATCCAACCAATACCAGGAGATTATACAGTAG